In Brassica rapa cultivar Chiifu-401-42 chromosome A06, CAAS_Brap_v3.01, whole genome shotgun sequence, a single window of DNA contains:
- the LOC103875437 gene encoding phosphate transporter PHO1 homolog 2 — protein MKFGKELSSQMVPEWQQAYMSYDYLKNLLKEIIKLKHKTNPPPPPHQAVSSEGLSRKMTLYRAFSGLVQTPGKKRQSSGQTNPSLKTDIEEGYAPILVNKGGHGLETTFLMTAEEGGEYELVFFRRLDDEFNRVEKFYKEKVEEVVNDAVMLNKQMDALIAFRVKVENPVGWGWEERTVEMTRLASDVATSTAAIAASTPARTGNMKPRAQSRLEAIHEGGSSRADQSQEDENHGDSRRSILSKMAAGRPAPIEVLDHIKINNTKETPRSTIKGVLHSSSNEEIIFNRHNLREVEEKLKVAFVEFYQKLRLLKSYSFLNVLAFSKILKKYDKITSRKASKPYMKMVDNSYLGSSDELMKLIQRVEATFIKHFANGNRRTGMNILRPQMKRERHRLTFSTGFSAGCVFSLIVALVSIIRARNIFQKDGYEGYMKTMFPLYSLFGFIVLHMTMYAIDIYYWKRYRVNYAFIFGFKQGTELGYRQVLFVGFSIGAFALLCVLGNLDMQANPRTKSFQALTELLPLFLLGAMFTVLILPLNILYRSSRFFFLTCLFHCLAAPLYKVTLPDFFLGDQLTSQVQALRSIQFYICYYGWGDFKQRQDTCKDWQEYKIFLYIVAVIPYLSRLLQCMRRMFEERSLEQGYNGVKYLLTIIAVCLRTAYVFETNKNHKFILKVLAGSASVLAAVFCTYWDFVHDWGLLNRTSKNRWLRDKLLVPHKRVYFIAMILNVVLRFAWLQTVLDFEFKFLHSQTVLAVVACLEIIRRGIWNFFRLENEHLNNVGKYRAFKSVPLPFSYDEDDEKDD, from the exons ATGAAGTTCGGAAAAGAACTGTCGTCACAAATGGTACCGGAGTGGCAACAAGCTTACATGAGCTACGACTATCTCAAAAACCTTCTCAAGGAAATCATCAAACTCAAACACAAAACCAaccctcctccaccaccacatCAAGCCGTCTCCAGTGAAGGACTTAGCCGCAAAATGACTCTATACCGAGCTTTTAGCGGTCTTGTCCAAACGCCAGGAAAGAAAAGACAAAGCTCGGGGCAAACCAACCCTTCTCTAAAAACTGACATTGAAGAAG gTTATGCTCCGATACTCGTCAACAAAGGAGGTCACGGCTTAGAAACTACTTTCTTGATGACGGCAGAGGAAGGAGGAGAATATGAATTGGTGTTTTTCCGGCGACTCGACGATGAGTTTAATAGAGTTGAGAAATTCTACAAAGAGAAAGTGGAAGAAGTAGTGAATGATGCGGTCATGCTTAATAAGCAAATGGATGCTCTAATTGCATTCCGAGTTAAGGTTGAGAATCCTGTTGGGTGGGGATGGGAGGAGCGGACGGTGGAAATGACTCGCTTGGCCTCCGACGTTGCCACTTCCACCGCTGCCATCGCTGCTTCTACACCTGCTAGAACTGGAAACA TGAAGCCTAGAGCTCAATCTCGGTTGGAGGCTATACATGAAGGAGGCTCCAGCAGAGCTGATCAATCCCAGGAAGATGAAAATCACGGTGACTCGAGAAGGAGCATCTTAAGCAAAATGGCAGCTGGAAGGCCAGCCCCTATCGAGGTTCTAGACCACATAAAGATCAACAACACTAAGGAAACGCCTAGGTCCACCATTAAAGGCGTTCTCCATTCCTCGAGCAATGAAGAGATCATATTCAATAGGCATAATCTGAGGGAAGTCGAAGAGAAGCTCAAAGTAGCCTTCGTGGAGTTTTACCAGAAGCTTCGTCTCCTCAAGAGCTACAG CTTTCTGAATGTGTTGGCGTTCTCCAAGATTTTGAAGAAGTATGATAAG ATAACTTCAAGAAAAGCTTCCAAGCCTTACATGAAAATGGTTGATAATTCGTATCTCGGAAGCTCAGATGAG CTTATGAAACTGATACAGCGTGTTGAGGCTACATTCATAAAGCATTTCGCAAATGGTAACAGAAGAACAGGAATGAATATTTTGAGACCTCAAATGAAAAGAGAAAGACATCGACTTACATTCTCCACAG gtTTCTCTGCTGGATGTGTGTTTTCTCTTATAGTAGCTCTTGTCTCCATCATACGCGCCCGGAATATCTTTCAAAAGGATGGCTACGAAGGTTACATGAAAACTATGTTCCCTCTTTATAG CTTGTTTGGGTTCATTGTGCTTCACATGACTATGTATGCTATTGATATATACTATTGGAAGCGTTATCGAGTAAACTATGCATTCATATTTGGGTTCAAGCAAGGAACTGAACTTGGTTACAGACAAGTTCTGTTTGTGGGATTTAGCATTGGAGCTTTTGCGTTGCTTTGTGTACTTGGTAATCTTGACATGCAAGCAAACCCTAGAACCAAAAGTTTCCAAGCACTGACCGAACTTCTTCCTCTTTTCCTTCTTGGT GCTATGTTTACAGTTTTAATCTTGCCATTAAACATTCTCTACCGATCGAGCCGCTTCTTCTTCCTTACGTGTCTGTTTCACTGCCTTGCTGCTCCTCTTTACAAG GTAACTTTACCCGATTTCTTCTTAGGAGATCAATTAACTAGTCAAGTACAAGCTCTTCGAAGCATCCAgttttatatatgttactatgGCTGGGGAGACTTCAAACAAAGGCAAGACACATGCAAAGACTGGCAAGAATACAAAATTTTCTTATACATTGTTGCTGTAATCCCATATCTATCTCGCCTCCTTCAG TGCATGCGACGAATGTTTGAGGAAAGAAGCCTAGAGCAAGGATACAACGGAGTCAAATACTTGTTGACAATAATAGCGGTTTGTTTGAGAACAGCTTATGTTTTTGAAACCAACAAGAATCATAAGTTTATTCTCAAAGTATTAGCTGGTTCTGCCTCAGTTCTTGCTGCTGTTTTCTGTACATACTGGGACTTTGTCCATGACTGGGGACTTCTGAATAGAACCTCCAAAAACAGATGGCTTCGAGATAAACTTCTAGTCCCACACAAGAGAGTATACTTCATTGCAATG ATCTTGAACGTTGTGTTGAGGTTCGCATGGTTGCAAACAGTACTCGATTTTGAGTTTAAATTTCTCCATAGTCAGACGGTGCTTGCGGTTGTGGCCTGTCTTGAGATTATTCGTCGTGGGATATGGAATTTCTTCAG GCTAGAGAATGAGCATTTGAATAATGTGGGGAAGTACCGAGCTTTCAAGTCAGTTCCATTACCGTTCAGTTACGACGAAGACGATGAAAAAGATGATTAA